The window GGGATCGGTCAACGTCTTTCGCCGAACCGCGGTCAACATTCTCGATACGACACAGTTGTTGAACACGCCGCTCTTCGCCGTCTTTAATAACGCGATCGGCATCGACAACGGCGCCGAGCTGCGCTTCCAAGACCGCCTGCCGAACGACGACCTCTGGTGGTTCACGATGACCTATTCGGGCTCGTACGCGGCCTGCGTCTCGGGTGCGACGTTCCTCTTCCCGCCGAACACGAACGAGCCCGGCGTCTCCTGCGTCGCGCAGCTCTCTCCCGAGGATCACGACGAGACCGTCGTGTCGAGCGCAGCCTATACGTGGCGCTTCGGCAACGCGCGCGGCTGGTTCACGACGCTGCAAGGCAACTACGGCAGCGGGTTCCCCGTGGCGTTCGAGAGCGCGAACGCGAATCTCAGCGGGCGCCTCCCTGCGCACACGACCTTCGACGTCGTCGCGGGACGGTACCTCACGCCCGGGCGGCCAGGACAGGACAAAGGGCTCGCCCTCCAGCTGTTCGTGAACAACATCCTGAACGACCAATACGTCATCAAGGTCGCAAACGGGTTCAACACGACGCAGATCTCCAACGGCCGAACCTTTCTCATCCGCCTGGCGGCACCGTTTTAGAAATGAGGACGACTGTGAAACAAAAAGCCGGGGCGAATCGAGCGGAGCGCCGTCGCCAAGATCGGAGCGGAAGCGCTCCGGCGAACTGGGGACGTTGGGTCGCCGTCGGGGTTACGGTACTCTTCGCGGCGATCGTCGCGGCAATCGTCGTCGTCAACCGCCAGACCGTGCCCCGCACGGCCAGCGAGGCCCCGATCTATGCCCCGCTCGCCCTCGGCGATCCGGCGCCTCCGTTCGACGTCGCGACGATTGACGGCGTTCGGATGAACTCGCAGAGTATCGCGCAGCCGATAGCGCTCGAGGTCTTCGCGACGTGGTGTCCGCACTGCCAGAAGGAGACGCAGACGCTCAATGCGCTGCACCAGCGCCTTGGAAGCCGGCTCGCGATCGTCGCGGTCTCCGGGAGCGAGATCGGGTCGGATCACACGTCGGCGGAGACCCTCGACGACGTGAGGACCTTCGCGAGCTACTTCAGAGTAACGTACCCGATTGCGTACGACCCGGACCTCACCGTTGCAAAGCACTACTTGCAAGGTGGCTTTCCGACCATCGTCTTCATCGATCGGCAGAAGCGAATCGTGTCGGTAGACTCGGGCGAGGTTCCGCTGAGCCGCCTGGAGGCCAACGCGAAGAAGGCCGGCGTCAGCACGAACGGTTGAGGCTTCCTTGACGTTGGCCTAAAAGTCGAGCGTGATCGCGTATCCGAACTGCCGTACGACGAAGAAGCCGAACGGGAGCGCCGCCGAGCGCGCGACGAACCCAGTCCTACCGAGAGCGACAGGTAGAGCGATAGAGCCCGGTTGCGCGGCATATTTGCGAGCCGTTCGCATTTGCTTTCGGCAAATACCTCGCAAGGACTCGGCCTGGAGCCTGAGGGATAAGGTTTCCGGAGCTTATGCACGACCTTAGCCGCGGAAGAATCGTCGTCACCGGGGGCGCCGGCCTTATTGGCAGTGCCGTCATCTGGGCTTTGAACCGGCGCGGGATCGAGGACATCCTAGTAATCGACCGCTTGGATCGTTCGGAGAAGTGGAGGCACCTCGTGCCGCTCCGCTTCGCCGACTATCTCGATGCCGACGCCTTCGAGAGTTCGGCGGCGCAGGGCCGATCGTTCGGTGACGTGCGCACCGTCTTTCATCTCGGCGCGTGTTCGTCCACGACGGAGAGCGACGCCGATTATCTCATCCGCAACAACTTCGAATACACGAAGCACCTGGCGATCTGGGCCGTCGAGCAGCAGGCGCGATTCGTCTACGCCTCTTCCGCCGCGACCTACGGATCGCTCGAAGCCGACCTCTCCGACGAAACCGACCTCCACGAGCTGCGGCCGCTCAACGCATACGCGTACACCAAGCATCTCTTCGATCTCTACGCGCAGCGCACCGGACTCGACGTGCGTTTGTGCGGGCTGAAATACTTTAACGTCTTCGGTCCCAACGAGGATCACAAGGGCGAGATGCGCAGCATCGTGCTCAAGGCCTACGAGCAGATCCGCGAACAGGGAAGCGTGCGGCTCTTCAAGAGCCACCGTCCGGATTATCGCGACGGCGAGCAGCAGCGCGACTTCATCTACGTCAAGGACGCCGTGGAGATGACGCTGCACGCCGCCGAGTCCGAGATTACCGGGCTCGTCAACGTCGGTTCGGGCACGCCGCATACGTGGCTCGAGCTGGTGCGGCCAATCTTTCACGCGCTCGAACTACCCGTCCGCATCGAATTCGTCGAGATGCCCGCGCATTTGCGCGGAAAGTACCAGTACTATACCTGCGCGCGCGTTGGGCGCCTGCGTTCGAGCGGCTACGAAACGCCGGTGACCCCGCTCGCCGACGCGGTGACCGATTACGTCGTGAACTACCTCGTGCCCGCGCGAACGCTCGAGATTACCGATGCTCCCGTCGCCGCACCGTTGAAAGCACCGTCCTAAAAGGAACCGATGTCACAGCCTAGCCGTTCCGAACGCCGCCGCAACCAACGCGGGGGCGCCGCTCCTCCTCCGCGCCGCGATCCGATGCGCGCGGTCTATATCGGCATCGGCATAGCACTTGCCATACTCGTCGGCGTCTTCGTCGGTTTCAATTGGTGGCAGAATCGAACGGTACAGCAGGCGTACGCAACTCCAACGCCGGGAACGACTCCGACGCCGAAGCCGGTCCAGCTCGAGAACGGCGAGAACATCGGAAAGAAGTTCGTCACGACGAAGTATCCCGATACGCCCACCGGCGGCCGCGGCCAGACCGTCGACGGCATCGAGTGCGGAGCGCAGGAGTACGCGACGCTGCACGTCCACACGCATCTCGCGCTCTTTTATAACGGCAAGCAGATGCAAATTCCCGAGTATATTGGCTTTGCGCCGAATCTCGCCGGCGGCTGCCTCTACTGGATTCACACGCACGACGGAAGCGGCATCATTCACATCGAGGCGCCGGACATCAGTCCGCCGCAGGGCGGACCGTACACGCTCGGGATGCTCTTCGACATCTGGGGCCAGCCGCTGGAACGCGACGGCGTCGCGGGGTTGATCGGACCGGTGACCGTCTATCTGAACGGCACGAAGTACGACGGCGACATGCGCGCGATACCGTTGGGCGCGCACCAGCAGATCGTCATCGAGGTGGGGACGCCGGTCGTCCCGCCTCCGAATTACGCCTTCCCGCCGGGAGTCTAGCGCAGGGCTTTCGCGATAGCGGCATCGAGGTCGTCGTACGAGACCTCGCCGCTTTCGAGGTATGCGACGTCCTTGTTGCGGCCGATGATGGCAAAGGTCGGATAGCCGCCCTGGAGATAGAGATTGGCGACGTTGAGCAGCGGGTCGTATGCGACCGGATAGACGACCTTGAAGCGCCGCGTCCATTCGAGCACGTCGGCCTGCGACGACGTCGAGGTGCCGTCCATCGCGGTATCGCTGCCGGAGACGGCGACAAAATCTATCGAATTGCGATACTTGCCGTAGAGCCGATCGACGACCGCGGTCTCCCGCTGACAGTGTGGGCACCACGTGGCGAAGACCTCGAGGAAGACTGGCTTCTCGGCTTTGCTGAGATCGAAGAGGCCGTTGGTCGTCGCGACTTCGAACTGCGGCGCGGGCTTGCCGAGCTGCGCCTTTCCGATAATCGGCGACTGCGACGCAGTCTGCACGCCCCGGCGCCCGGGGCCGAAGAAGTAGAGAAGCACCGCCGCGATGGCGATGAGGACGAAGAGCCCGACCGTGAGGAGTCCGAGCGATTGCCGTTTCACGTGCGGCGCAGCCTGCGGTCGACCGCGAACGCCCCGGGCGCACCGGCGGCAACGAACGCGCTCGCGCCGGCGAGCGCGAGATCGAACGCAACGTGCGGCCAGTCCGCTACGGCGCTGTCACCCGGGCCGAAGCAACCGCAGTTAGCGGGGATGTGCCGCAGCACTGCCGAGGCGATCGCGGCCGCATAGGCAACGAACTGGAGCGTGGAGACGATTGCGGCCGCGCGCGTGAAGAGGCCCACGAGGAGGTACGCGCCCAACAGAATCTCCACGTACGGCAGGCCTAAAGCGAGCGGCCCGGCGACCGCGGCCGGGACCAGCCTGAAGGCCGCAATCGAGGCCGCGAGCTCCGCCGGATGACCGACTTTGAGAATGCCCGCAACGAGCAGGAGCCCGCCCAAAAGAACGCGGACCACGAAGACCGCAGCTTCCATCGGCGACATTCGTTGCGCCCCGGCTGCGCAAACCCCTGGTAGAATGTCGTCATGATCGCGGTCCTGGCAGCCGTGCTCGCGACGGTAATCCCCGTGCACGGCGTCGTCATCCAAGGGCTCGCCGACCGATCGGCCATCGTGCGCATCGATCCGGTTCCGGCGATGCAGCCGGCGACGATTCGCCGGTATCGCTTCGCGCCGCAGACGGGCTTTGCGGCGGGAACGGCCATCGATGCGCTGCTCGATCCGCGCGGGAATCCGCCGATTCTCCACGACGCGATCGCCGCCGCGCCGTTCGCGCCCGGCCTCCCCGACAGCGGGCGGGCCGTTTTGATCGAGCCGGGCAGCCCGCTCCCGGCGGCGCGGCTCGTCGATCAGCGCGGACGGATCGTCGTCCTCGACGACGCCTTCAGAGGCAAGACGCTGCTGCTCTCGTTCGTCTTCACGCGCTGTCCGGATCGCACGCTCTGCCCCGAGATCAGTGCGAAGTTCGCCTATATGCAAGAGCGGCTCGATCCGCGGCGATTCGCGCTGGCGGAGATTACGCTCGATCCGCAGTACGATTCGCCGGCGATTCTCGCGCAATACGGGCGCGGTTACGGCGCGCGGTCGCCGGCCTGGACGATGCTCACGGGAACCGGCTCGACGATCCAGCGCCTGCTCGATCAGTTTCACATCAGCTCGATGCGCGTTAGCACGAGCAACTTTTTGCACGACGACCGCCTCTTCATCGTCGCGCCGGACGGGCGCGTCGCCGACGTGGTCGAGAGCGCCGACTGGGATCCGCAGAGCGCGATCGCCCAAGCGCGCGCCGTCTCGGGCCTGGCCTCCAATCCGTTCGAGCGTTTCAAGCTGGCGCTCATCGCGAACGTCATCGCGCTCTGCGGCGGCAGCCGGTTCGGCGGCATCGCGCTGCTGGAGCTCTCGCTCTTCACGCTCCTCACCGCGTTCGCGCTGTTGGGGATGTGGGCCGTCGCCCGCGTTCTCTGGCGGCCAGGATGACCTTTCAAGCGGAGCAAGGAAGCGTGGCGAGACGGCATGGAACAGCAGGCTTTCTTAGAGCGTGCCATGGAGCAGTACGGCAAGGCGACCTATAACTTTGCCTATCGCTTGACGCGCAACGAAGCCGATGCCCGCGACCTCACCCAAGAAGCCTTCATTCGCGTCTACAAAGCCTGGAAGAGCTTTAAGCCAGGGACCTCCTTCCTCTCCTGGATCTATCGGATCGTCACGAATCTCCACCGCGACGAACTTCGGCGACGCAAAGGACGTTATCTGGAAGAGATCCCCGAGGCCGGCGAGCCGCAGGAGTACGGCGGCGGCAGGCCTCTGGCGGTCGCACCAATCGAGGAGTACGTAGAAGGCCATCTCAGTGAACCGGTATCCAAGGCGCTCGCGGGGCTCTCATCGGAGCAACGCGAGATAGTGCTGCTCGCCGACATCGAAGGCTGCAGTTATCAGGAGATCGGGCAGATCGTCGGATGTTCCGTGGGGACGGTCCGGTCGAGACTGCACCGCGCTCGCGGACAACTGCGCAAACTCGTCACTCGCTATATGAAATCGTCAACGTGATCGAATCGCATCCTACAATAGAAGAA of the Candidatus Binatia bacterium genome contains:
- a CDS encoding TlpA disulfide reductase family protein, encoding MKQKAGANRAERRRQDRSGSAPANWGRWVAVGVTVLFAAIVAAIVVVNRQTVPRTASEAPIYAPLALGDPAPPFDVATIDGVRMNSQSIAQPIALEVFATWCPHCQKETQTLNALHQRLGSRLAIVAVSGSEIGSDHTSAETLDDVRTFASYFRVTYPIAYDPDLTVAKHYLQGGFPTIVFIDRQKRIVSVDSGEVPLSRLEANAKKAGVSTNG
- a CDS encoding sigma-70 family RNA polymerase sigma factor, which gives rise to MEQQAFLERAMEQYGKATYNFAYRLTRNEADARDLTQEAFIRVYKAWKSFKPGTSFLSWIYRIVTNLHRDELRRRKGRYLEEIPEAGEPQEYGGGRPLAVAPIEEYVEGHLSEPVSKALAGLSSEQREIVLLADIEGCSYQEIGQIVGCSVGTVRSRLHRARGQLRKLVTRYMKSST
- the rfaD gene encoding ADP-glyceromanno-heptose 6-epimerase gives rise to the protein MHDLSRGRIVVTGGAGLIGSAVIWALNRRGIEDILVIDRLDRSEKWRHLVPLRFADYLDADAFESSAAQGRSFGDVRTVFHLGACSSTTESDADYLIRNNFEYTKHLAIWAVEQQARFVYASSAATYGSLEADLSDETDLHELRPLNAYAYTKHLFDLYAQRTGLDVRLCGLKYFNVFGPNEDHKGEMRSIVLKAYEQIREQGSVRLFKSHRPDYRDGEQQRDFIYVKDAVEMTLHAAESEITGLVNVGSGTPHTWLELVRPIFHALELPVRIEFVEMPAHLRGKYQYYTCARVGRLRSSGYETPVTPLADAVTDYVVNYLVPARTLEITDAPVAAPLKAPS
- a CDS encoding TlpA family protein disulfide reductase, encoding MKRQSLGLLTVGLFVLIAIAAVLLYFFGPGRRGVQTASQSPIIGKAQLGKPAPQFEVATTNGLFDLSKAEKPVFLEVFATWCPHCQRETAVVDRLYGKYRNSIDFVAVSGSDTAMDGTSTSSQADVLEWTRRFKVVYPVAYDPLLNVANLYLQGGYPTFAIIGRNKDVAYLESGEVSYDDLDAAIAKALR
- a CDS encoding SCO family protein; translation: MIAVLAAVLATVIPVHGVVIQGLADRSAIVRIDPVPAMQPATIRRYRFAPQTGFAAGTAIDALLDPRGNPPILHDAIAAAPFAPGLPDSGRAVLIEPGSPLPAARLVDQRGRIVVLDDAFRGKTLLLSFVFTRCPDRTLCPEISAKFAYMQERLDPRRFALAEITLDPQYDSPAILAQYGRGYGARSPAWTMLTGTGSTIQRLLDQFHISSMRVSTSNFLHDDRLFIVAPDGRVADVVESADWDPQSAIAQARAVSGLASNPFERFKLALIANVIALCGGSRFGGIALLELSLFTLLTAFALLGMWAVARVLWRPG
- a CDS encoding MauE/DoxX family redox-associated membrane protein, translated to MEAAVFVVRVLLGGLLLVAGILKVGHPAELAASIAAFRLVPAAVAGPLALGLPYVEILLGAYLLVGLFTRAAAIVSTLQFVAYAAAIASAVLRHIPANCGCFGPGDSAVADWPHVAFDLALAGASAFVAAGAPGAFAVDRRLRRT